The following nucleotide sequence is from Cygnus atratus isolate AKBS03 ecotype Queensland, Australia chromosome 15, CAtr_DNAZoo_HiC_assembly, whole genome shotgun sequence.
aaaacagtcaGGACACATGAAATGAAGCCTACTGTAGAAAGATTCCCCTAAATTATGCCACACTTCCCTCTACCCCAGTGACAAGTTATCTTTGTCAGAAGGACAAACTGTCACCTCAAATCTTTCATCTCCAACTTCCTTTATATGCTCCAAAGGTCAGACAGACTTCAGGAAACCAACCTAGTTCCATTTCATAAGGCTTTGACTGCTGGAGTCAGCTTCCAGCAAGCAACTGGAAGGTCCAGAGGTTAACTGAAAATCTTTAGCACGCTTGGAGTTGGAAAGACTATGTTTTGATGGCAGAGTCATAATTAATTAATCCCAAGTggatttattaaaaacattgttCTTCTTGTCCATGTTATAAGatataaatagaaagaaaagtttaattaGTTCAGGAAGAAATTTGAGCTAGGTCTCAAATCAAACATTTGATCCATGAAACAGTAACCTAAGTAGTGGTTATTGTCACCTTTTGAATCCTTTATAAGTCAGAGTGGCAAGCCAGAGCCAACAATACTATTTTGCCTGGTATCTCCTCAGCTATATTTCCTTACCTAGCTGAGAAAACTATAAAGGTGAGCAGCTGACTTGAGATTGGTTAAATGACATGACTGTGTAGAGCTGCACCAGTAGTAAGTACAATAACCACTGCTCTAAGATTTTAATTGCTGGAATTACATGTGGATGGACCTTCTGTAGataagtatgttttctttttattcttcagagCTGTtgggggagaaaacagaagcaaacattCTTGACTTTATTGTTTCCCACTGTCTATACTGTTATTTGTATTGCCAAATGCCACGCATTCCAGTAAGAGTCATTGATAGATTAATGGTAATATTGAGTTTACTATGATGTACTTAACCAGGATGCAGGCAATAGAtcaaaaaagattaaaaaattgTACATCAACTCACAATACTGTTTACGTGATCCATCTcattaaaaagtattatttcagcagtactatttttaaagaagtagcATACTAGATCTTCTAATTTGCTTAGGAACAGCAGCAATTTCAGTCTGATCAAATAGGTTCATCTACCTTTAGAAATCATTAGCCATATAGTATTcctcaaaacattaaaaaaacaatttgctgtaagatgcatttgcatttcataAATCTGTTtgcaatatattattttgaacAGGTTTAAGATGAGCCTCGCAGACATTCTAAGCCCTTCTgacattgctgctgctctgcggGACTGCCaaggtgagaaaacaaaactctaaaaatctattattttgtGTAACACATGGGAAGTCTAATTCAGTTGCAAAAGCATACGGGACAAGCACATACTCTCAACAGACTTCTGTAGTCTCCTTCCGTAGCAGCTGTCACAGTATACTTGTTCATGAGATTTCTATTTGTGGGTGGTTTGAGATTGTTCGTAACCTATCGCCCTGTGATTTCTTGATGTTTACCAGGGTATTGTGCAGTATAGCAAAATGTATTCTTTGTCAGTCTTCACCTACTGTTCATGTTTAGAACAATTAAAACATAACAAAGCTGCATCCTCAGACCATTTAGGAGCAGTAAACACAGTGGTCTGGggttaatttatttattaatttattttcagctccaGATTCCTTTAGTCCCAAAAAATTCTTTCAGATCAGTGGGATGTCTaaaaagagcagcagccagctcaaGGAGATCTTCCAGATTCTCGACAATGACCAAAGTGGCTTTATCGAGGAAGATGAGCTCAAGTAAGGATTTTCTGTGTTACTTTAACTAGTAAGAGCCTATCCACAAATtaccacttttttctttccagaactgTTCCATAAAGGGGTGTCTCAGGTTATGCTAAACATTGAAAAACCCTTCAGCAGGTTGTGAATGGTGCATTTGAGTAGACAATCCCTACAGTCAAAGCCAAATTAGTAAATACCTGCCGTTACTGCTtagtatagaaaaaaaataataactccCTGGGGCTGGATTTTGGTAGTGGGCAGAATCCAATGTATCAGGGCCGGACTTACAAAGCAGAATCGTACATGAAGAAAATTTACCCTCCAGTGTTTATGGTAGATAACTTATTTACAGATAGCTATCAGTGTGATAATACAGCCAACAAAAGAATTGTATGATCTGAAAAATCATAATCAAAGGTGCTTTCCACCTAGGTATTTCCTTCAGAGGTTTGAGTGTGGAGCCCGAGTGTTAACTGCCTCAGAAACCAAGACTTTCTTGGCAGCTGCAGACCATGATGGGGACGGTAAAATTGGGGCTGAAggtatttatttctatatagAACTAAGATCCTCAAGATATGTTGTAAGTAATGCGTGATTCTCTTTTATATTGATGGTACATTAATGTACCTCCAGTTATTTTTTGCTGAAACCCCTTCAGCACTGACCTCTATGAATACAGAAATGGTCCCTGACCTTACAGCTTCATCTCTGCAACTCCTCATGCATAAgcaagtcaaaaagaaaaataaaaaaaactaccCAGCTGCTCTAAGGAGCTTCCTCACTGCCACCCATAAATTTCCAGTTACTTTGCAAGGAACAGCTCCCTGTTTCTCCTCCCACCTACTCTGATGTAAAGCATCACCAGTTCACTTGTGCTACACGCACGTGAAACAAGGACAAAagaaccagccctgcacagcagAATCACCAGCACATTCAAAGACTCATTTACAGCAGTATCCCCCTAAAGAAATGCTACTAGTTTCAGTGAAATCACTCTCAATGTGCAGGAGCTAGCAGCATACAGTTGACTATTAGTTTTGCATAATAAGGAGAACAGCATGATCAAGTGTCACTACCCCGACATGAGATACCACAGAAGGGTCTGTGTGTGCAGATGGAGGTTTTTTACCTCCGGTGCCGGGCTACGCATCAGATAAGAAGCGGCTGTTTTAGGAAGCAGCAGATTGCATCCACCCCCTGGAAACGCTGGTGTGGTTTAATGGCTGCTCAGCGCGAAAACCTCACAATCTCCTAATTCCACCCTTCTGGGTCTCATTTTGGACAGGAAGCACACGCTCACAAAAAAGGCTTGGAGCCAATGGCAGCTTGTCCCACGCGAGCAGCAAGCTGCCCAGCGAGCGTGAAAGGGGCTTAGGGAAGGGCACGCAGGGAATGTGCTGCTGTGCGGACTGCCCAGCTCACTGCGCTAGGGGCACAGGActcttctgctcctttctttGGAAGGAATTAAATCCAGTTCCTTAGGAAACATGTCAGAACAACCACACATGATTTATGAAGCAATCTATATATTTAATAGAGTCTTTCTGGGACAGGATTGATCAGATGCTCTTAACTCACAGaagacaacatttaaaaaaaaatcttcctaatGGTGGTATCTTGTTGAACACCACAATACCACATGAAGCTTCACACATTTTTAGCTTTATCCTCTCATCTAAATAAACAATTCTCAGCTGCCGAAGCACTACAAATAGCTAGTAAGACACATGGACTCACTTTTAATCCTGCTTCAGGTCTGCTTACTCTGATTCTACATTGGCCATTCCATTAACTCTGCCCAGAATCATTATTAAGCAAAGAAAGCTAAAACTATCCTGGGAACTTTATTATTCCTTATAAATGTCAGCAAATCACTGCCTTTCCATCCGCTGTTTGATTAATTAGATTTGTCTGCCTGAACAGGAAATATAGGCAATGTCTCTCTTGCATGCAAGTTTCTTCCATTCTGATAATCTATCAGGtaattgctttctgtttattttgattcTAAACCTCTTGATAAGCCATTAATCTTTTCTTCCtaatccttttattttactatttctaCTGTAAGTATCGTcttctttttcacagaattCCAGGAAATGGTGCAATCTTAGAGGTTCAAAAAGACCAAACAAGATAGAATTGGGATGAATCTGCAAGAAAAACTCCAAAACCTTGAAAATCAGCAGTCCCTTATGTATTTCTCTTGACGGTGTCTGTTATTTGTTCACTGACTTAATAATATAATGAAACActgattaattattttttttcattgtgtggACCATTTACCATGTTCTAAACTCTACTTCACCAGACACTTCCCTTAAAAATATccaataaaaattaattactgcagcttgtctgtgtttttttgaaCAATAAATGGAAACATGAATTCTTAAACAGAACGTGTTAATCTCTCAAAGATCTTAATCTTATCAGAGCCTCATATATAGATCTGATTGAACTCAGTGGGAGTTCTCCCTACACTAGACTTTCCGTATTAAGCTTGAAGCCCTCAAAACCCTCAGTTCTTAGGCCAAGACTTGGGGCTCAGACATAGCTAGCAGGTAGGTGAGGAGTCATCTCTTACTGACTTCgaaatgaaaagcagtattttttattttttgcctagGAAATGGTTTCTACATGAGAGTGTTGCAGtttcaagctgtattttttcacattaacCAACCAAGAGAAGTTAAAAATCATATGCTTTCCTGcggaaagaattaaaaaaaaaaaaaaaaaggaaaaaagcctctGTGGGCTTAAGGCTTCATATAAACTGTaaggctttaaaaaacataGGGGAAGCAAAAGATGTCCTTcttggtggtattttttttaaatttttctcaaAGGGAGGACTAAAAGCATGGAGGAAAGACTTGCAGAAATGCATGTTGAGAAAGCTCCAACATATTCTAGCAGGTATTTCTGGGCTATGTTGCCTAACATAATAGTAATTAAGAAATTCCTCTTAGCCTCAAATGTGTTCATCACTGAagtgaaagcatttaaatacaCTAAAGTTTTCTCACTAgacagcagcacaaacacaaTCATGATTCATCCTTGAGTACTCACACCTCTAATGCCTTCTCTACAGCCAATTACTCTTCTGGGAGCCAAGTACTGAAGAACCAGCCAGAAACATTTACTGCTTTAAACATGTATACATTACCCTACACCTCTTAACAGCTGATGgttgaaaatagattttttgtcctatttcaaaatgttttaaatcacCTTAGTTTAGTTATTCATACACTGGGATACTCAGGACACGTGAGAATTTACAATGAttatgacatttttccttttattgtggaaaaataatactaacaaactgataaaaatttaacactgaatttaaataatatttcttaacATTAAGAAATGTTCTCACCTGGCAAAATTCACTAGAGTATCAAGGACTTGAACAAAGCTACTCAGATTTACACAAGATAAGGATCAGACCCATGGAGATTCTCACAGCATAAGATGGATGTCACAGGATATTCACAAGAAATAAAGTTTGTTCTTGGCAATGAAACCGGCCTGATGACAGAAGGGTCTTGGACTAGTTCACATGTAAGTAACAAACTGTTCTCCATTTCACTGGCAATTAACTTTCCTGACCTTGACTAACCATATTACATTAAGCAGGAAAATGCATGTAAAACAAAGAAGTTTCCAGTTGCTGTTGTACTCTGCATTTTATCTCCTCTCAACATCTCAGCCTCTTCACCATGTTCCTACACAAAGAAACCCAGAGGCAAAGTTCAAATTCTGTTATTCTCCACTAAGATGCAACACATTGCTGGAGCCAGTCACTGGACAGGAGGTGGACAGAAGATTTATGCACTGCCCTGACCCAAAAAAcgtttttcagtgaaattagaACTCTCTTCgttttccagaaaacagaatatattaCAGTTGTCTGCATTAGAAGTTCCTGTAAAACATCTGAGCTACAAAACTTACTTAAGACCAATCAAGATgccaaagaacaaaaagactAGGGAAGCACTTTTTGGCAACTACCCTGATATCTATCTTCTTTTACCCAATTTGTATGTAAAGTCTTTATTATAAACTCGTGCATCCTTACTAGCTTGAAACATGCCTCAGTTGTTTGTTTATAGCTTATTATTTGATACAAGTTGTGTGCTACGGTACCAAACAGGAAAGATACAAGTCACTTACTCTGAGCTATTTTGAGATATCTCTAGCACCCCAAGtactgctgttaaagaaatCCTTCCATACATttccaacacacacacataaaaagtACCTGAAAAAAAAGCTCCAAAGTACGGCAGCTACTGCAGCAGATTACTGGTTTCTGTgggaatttgcattttaattaaagggaaactCTCTGACGTAGGATTTCTGAAATAGAAGaaacttttaaagtaaaatcaaCTTATCATTTCCCTGGGGTCCCTCAGGTACTAAATCATACTTTCAAATGCTGTTGGCCTTGTCTGTAAAACCCATGAAAGT
It contains:
- the LOC118249100 gene encoding parvalbumin, thymic CPV3; the protein is MSLADILSPSDIAAALRDCQAPDSFSPKKFFQISGMSKKSSSQLKEIFQILDNDQSGFIEEDELKYFLQRFECGARVLTASETKTFLAAADHDGDGKIGAEEFQEMVQS